The Oncorhynchus masou masou isolate Uvic2021 chromosome 6, UVic_Omas_1.1, whole genome shotgun sequence genome has a window encoding:
- the thoc7 gene encoding THO complex subunit 7 homolog, which produces MGAVTDDEVIRKRLLIDGDGAGDDRRINVLLKSFTKWCNSTGSPEEGFTQYQRMLGTLAQCEFSMGKTLLVYDMNLREMENYEKIYTDIEQNITSAHDKISECKKEIQRAKRIRKNRQEYDALAKVIQQHPDRHETLKQLGALDKELQQLSHIKENVEDKLELRKKQFHVLLSTIQELQQTLENDEKSENDDAQESSMENGE; this is translated from the exons ATGGGTGCAGTAACTGATG ACGAAGTTATTCGAAAACGTCTTCTCATTGATGGAGACGGAGCTGGAGACGACAGACGTATCAATGTTCTGTTGAAGAGCTTCACCAAATGGTGCAATTCAACTGGGTCTCCCGAAGAAGG ATTCACACAGTACCAGAGGATGTTGGGTACATTGGCACAATGTGAATTCTCAATGGGGAAGACCTTGCTGGTGTATGACATGAACCTCCGGGAAATGGAAAACTATGAGAAAATATACACTGACATTG AACAAAACATCACATCAGCACATGATAAAATATCAGAATGCAAAAAGGAGATCCAGAGGGCAAAGAGAATACGAAAGAATCGTCAAG AGTATGATGCACTGGCAAAGGTCATTCAGCAACATCCAGATCGCCATGAAACACTGAA GCAGTTGGGGGCACTTGACAAAGAGCTCCAGCAGTTGTCTCACATCAAAGAGAATGTGGAAGATAAG CTGGAGTTGAGGAAGAAACAGTTCCATGTGCTCCTCAGTACCATCCAGGAACTACAGCAGACACTGGAGA